The Candidatus Bathyarchaeia archaeon DNA segment TTGGGAATACCTTTTCCAAACGGTCAGCGAGTGCTTTCATGTCGAAGGGTTTTTCCACGCTTATTATTTGGGCTACTGTAACTCCGTTTAGGAAAACTCTGTGCAGTGATTTTCCTGTTTCGTCCTTTGCTTCGCCTAGACATAGGCTCAAATTGTCGGGGTTAATGCCGATTAATGTTCCAGTATAGGTTTTTCCAGTCGTGGTCGCGACAACAACGCTTTTGTCAACTAACGCTGTGACCTCAGTGAAGAATTTTCTCTGCGCTACTGACAATCTTTCAAACCTCCATTACCACCCTTAACACTTATGAAAACCCATATTTAGGATTTTAACAAAACACAAAAGGGACTCCCCAACACACCTACCAAATGAAAGTAAGATTAACCTTTTCTGGAGAGAATCGCAATGAATGAAATTGAGCAGGTCGAAGAAGCCGCGCGAAATATTCTATTAGAAAACCCTGACGCGGTGGTTCGTTTTCGTCTCTTACGTAATGTTCTGAAGCTGTCACCTTCCAATAGTAAGCTTATCAGCGCCAAACAAGAAATGCTGCAGAGCCGATGGGTTCTGGAACTTAAAAAAGAACAAAAAGAAGATGGAAGTTGGGGAAGATTTCACTCCGCAACGAAAACCAAAGGAAAAATCTTAACCACCGAAGCCGCAGTTGAAAGAGGCTTAGCATTAGGGTTAGAAGCATCAGACCCCATTTTTCAAGCGACAATAAACTATCTTTCACATTTACTTGACGGCTCACTTGATTTTCCAGACCCGCCAGAACGAAACAACCGCTGGGCTACTGGTAAGCAACTTTTTGTCGCCGCAACCTTAGCCAGAATACGCCCGACTCACCCGGCTATTGACAGAACATGGGATTTGTGGGTTACAATCGCAAAGCACACGTTTGCTTCGGGCAAATATGATTCAGACGCGGAGACCCGAGCGCACAAGACGCTGACTGGCGCTTCTGTTAAAAACAGCTATCTAGTGCTCAACAACCGATACCAATTGGC contains these protein-coding regions:
- a CDS encoding Lsm family RNA-binding protein; translation: MSVAQRKFFTEVTALVDKSVVVATTTGKTYTGTLIGINPDNLSLCLGEAKDETGKSLHRVFLNGVTVAQIISVEKPFDMKALADRLEKVFPTMVRLYEDKGFIWVMDKVKVTEKGVVEGSGPAAERVQKVYEQFISDIKG